Proteins from a genomic interval of Zingiber officinale cultivar Zhangliang chromosome 1B, Zo_v1.1, whole genome shotgun sequence:
- the LOC121979800 gene encoding transcription factor PHYTOCHROME INTERACTING FACTOR-LIKE 13-like, producing the protein MNQYVPDWAVEDDSGCLTDLLPNSSQKKPTGLENELVELLWRNGHVVMHSQMRRRAAPAVCEFKQPQKHEQSLGNSSNLIQEAESASWFQYPLDDSFEKEFCSEFFPEIEAAETDKISKDLIAEEQRFLRFGSTNDSNNDFTGAAAKPPTPSSQEHVMPPPRSHCLGSTPQSSCLDNASVQNFSQLSNMMKADMGVSSSCQLGHKGSGSNYQTGTVESSMMTVGSSNCGSNQVQARTEPVNALSNDAAGIMAGLKEDAGTRLLSDRLQSKPHEVALTSSSGGSGCSFGRQGQKNASNQSHKRKAREVEDSVCQSEDAEYESIEEKKQTQRPMSKRRSRAAEVHNLSERRRRDRINEKMKALQELIPHCNKTDKASMLDEAIEYLKSLQLQVQMMWMGSGMASMMFPGVQQYIPGIGMGMGHHGSMPPIPTAVQLPRVPLVNQPVHPASSANQTSIFPSPALSAVSFPNQMQNIHLPESYARYLGMHMMPPPQASNFCTYGSHLVQQNKSAAAPRSTSPASAAAAPGASIGNKKSG; encoded by the exons ATGAATCAATATGTTCCTGATTGGGCCGTGGAAGATGACTCTGGTTGCTTGACGGATCTCCTTCCCAATTCGAGTCAAAAGAAACCAACGGG ACTGGAGAATGAGCTTGTTGAGTTGCTGTGGAGAAATGGGCATGTTGTCATGCACAGCCAAATGCGCCGGAGGGCGGCCCCTGCCGTCTGTGAATTCAAACAGCCTCAGAAACACGAGCAGTCGCTCGGCAACTCCAGCAACTTGATCCAAGAAGCTGAATCTGCGTCGTGGTTCCAGTACCCCCTTGACGACTCATTCGAAAAGGAATTCTGCTCCGAGTTCTTCCCCGAAATTGAGGCCGCTGAAACCGATAAGATAAGCAAGGACTTGATTGCAGAAGAGCAAAGGTTCTTGAGGTTTGGTTCCACCAATGACAGCAACAATGATTTTACAGGGGCTGCCGCTAAGCCGCCCACCCCTAGTTCTCAAGAACATGTGATGCCCCCTCCGAGATCGCATTGCTTGGGCTCTACACCTCAGTCTTCCTGCTTAGATAATGCAAGTGTTCAGAACTTTTCGCAATTGTCGAATATGATGAAGGCTGATATGGGAGTTAGCTCAAGCTGTCAATTGGGGCACAAAGGATCAGGGAGCAACTACCAGACAGGCACCGTGGAGTCGTCCATGATGACAGTTGGATCAAGCAACTGCGGCAGCAATCAAGTCCAAGCCCGGACTGAGCCGGTGAATGCTTTAAGCAATGATGCAGCCGGCATTATGGCAGGACTTAAAGAGGATGCTGGAACAAGGTTACTATCAGACAGACTTCAGTCGAAGCCGCATGAGGTTGCTCTAACTTCATCATCTGGTGGTTCTGGCTGTAGTTTTGGAAGACAAGGGCAAAAAAATGCGAGTAACCAAAGCCACAAGAGGAAGGCAAGGGAGGTGGAAGATTCTGTGTGTCAAAGTGAG GACGCCGAGTATGAATCAATTGAAGAAAAGAAGCAAACTCAAAGACCAATGTCTAAACGCAGGAGTCGTGCTGCAGAAGTCCATAATCTCTCAGAGAGG agaagaagagataggattAACGAAAAAATGAAGGCCCTGCAGGAACTCATACCTCATTGTAACAAG ACTGATAAAGCATCGATGCTAGACGAAGCAATTGAATACCTGAAGTCACTTCAACTGCAAGTTCAG ATGATGTGGATGGGGAGCGGTATGGCATCAATGATGTTTCCCGGTGTTCAACAATACATTCCAGGaattggaatgggaatgggtcaTCATGGTTCCATGCCTCCCATTCCTACTGCAGTCCAATTGCCAAGAGTTCCATTAGTGAATCAACCGGTACACCCAGCTTCCAGTGCAAATCAGACATCCATATTTCCCTCCCCAGCCTTGAGTGCAGTAAGCTTTCCCAACCAGATGCAGAATATTCATCTTCCTGAATCATATGCCAGATATCTTGGTATGCATATGATGCCCCCGCCTCAG GCGTCAAACTTTTGCACATATGGATCTCATTTGGTGCAGCAGAACAAATCAGCAGCAGCACCTAGAAGCACTTCTCCAGCCAGTGCTGCAGCTGCTCCTGGTGCAAGTATAGGGAACAAGAAATCTG GTTGA
- the LOC121979820 gene encoding uncharacterized oxidoreductase At1g06690, chloroplastic-like, with product MALQVCGAGFSLLPPLGRRAVIARAVAPESTTTKVEVEKVNLGGSEVRVTKIGIGAWSWGDTAYWNNFQWDDRKLKGAKAAFDASIDVGITFFDTAEVYGAGVMGAVSSELLLGRFIKERQQKDVEVAVATKFAALPWRLGRQSVISALKASLSRLDLASVELYQLHWPGIWGNEGYIDGLGDAVEQGLVKAVGVSNYSEKRLRDAYNQLKKRGIPLASNQVNYSLLYRLPEQNGVKATCDELGITLIAYSPIAQGALTGKYTPENPPTGPRGRIYTPEYLRKLQPLVTRLKEIGQNYGKTPTQVVLNWLIAQENTVPIPGAKNAEQATEFVGALGWRLTEQEIEELRSIASEMPSIVGFPVEKL from the exons ATGGCGCTGCAAGTCTGCGGAGCAGGTTTCTCGCTTCTCCCTCCCCTGGGACGGCGGGCGGTTATCGCGAGGGCTGTTGCTCCGGAGAGTACTACGACAAAGGTGGAAGTGGAGAAGGTTAACCTGGGGGGATCCGAGGTGAGAGTCACCAAGATTGGGATTGGTGCGTGGTCATGGGGAGACACTGCCTACTGGAATAATTTCCAATGGGATG ATAGGAAGTTGAAGGGAGCTAAGGCTGCTTTCGATGCAAGCATCGATGTGGGCATAACCTTCTTTGATACAGCTGAAGTTTACGGTGCTGGG GTTATGGGGGCAGTGAGCTCTGAATTATTACTTGGAAG ATTCATTAAGGAGAGGCAGCAAAAAGATGTTGAAGTTGCTGTTGCCACTAAGTTTGCAGCGCTGCCATGGAGGCTGGGTCGACAGAGTGTTATCTCTGCTCTGAAGGCTTCACTCTCACGTCTTGACCTTGCATCGGTTGAACTATACCAGCTGCATTG GCCAGGAATATGGGGAAATGAAG GGTACATTGATGGCCTTGGGGATGCTGTTGAACAAGGCCTTGTCAAAGCTGTTGGTGTCTCAAACTACAGTG AAAAGCGCCTCAGAGATGCTTATAATCAACTGAAGAAACGGGGAATTCCATTAGCTTCAAACCAAGTTAATTACAGTCTACTATACAGGCTTCCGGAGCAGAACGGCGTGAAGGCTACATGTGATGAATTGGGGATCACTCTGATTGCATATTCTCCTATTGCACAAG GTGCTCTGACCGGAAAATACACACCAGAGAATCCTCCAACTGGCCCTCGAGGACGAATTTATACTCCAGAGTATCTCAGAAAG CTGCAACCTCTTGTCACAAGACTTAAGGAGATTGGACAAAATTATGGCAAAACTCCAACACAG GTGGTTCTGAACTGGTTGATAGCCCAGGAGAATACAGTGCCCATACCAGGTGCAAAAAATGCAGAACAGGCAACAGAGTTTGTGGGTGCTCTAGGATGGAGACTCACAGAACAGGAGATTGAGGAGCTGCGTTCGATCGCATCAGAAATGCCATCAATCGTTGGGTTTCCTGTCGAAAAGCTATAA